A section of the Pristiophorus japonicus isolate sPriJap1 chromosome 4, sPriJap1.hap1, whole genome shotgun sequence genome encodes:
- the LOC139262494 gene encoding ferritin heavy chain, oocyte isoform-like, producing MASQVCQNYHQDCEDAVNKQINMEFYSSYVYLYGEFCILDHFTMEIILCCWVKVYYWSFYFGWDDVALCHFAEFFKEQSHEECEHAEKLMEFQNLRGGRIILADIKKPEQDEWSNGVEVMQRALQMEKNVNQSLLDLHKLSTEH from the exons ATGGCTTctcaagtgtgtcagaactaccaccaggattgtgaggatgctgtcaacaagcagatcaacatggagttctattcctcctatgtttatctctatGGTGAGTTTTGCATTTTAGACCACTTCACAATGGAGATTAT ACTTTGCTGCTGGGTCAAAGTTTATTactgg TCCTTCTACTTTGGCTGGGATGACGTTGCCCtgtgtcactttgctgagttcttcaaagagcagtcacatgaggaatgtgagcatgctgagaaactgatggaattccagaatctgcgtggaggacggatcatcttggCGGACATCAAG aaaccagagcaggatgagtggagcaatggtgtggaggtgatgcagagagctctgcagatggagaagaatgtgaaccagagtctgctggatctgcacaaactctccacagagcactga